Proteins from a single region of Nocardioides oleivorans:
- the gltB gene encoding glutamate synthase large subunit — protein sequence MHAFPPSQGLYDPRHEKDACGVAMVATLTGEASHDIVAKALTALRNLDHRGAAGAEVNSGDGAGILLQVPDAFLREATAELGFELPPARAYAVGTAFLPGDAEQVAKIRQRIEEIADEEGLAVLGWREVPVDDSTLGATARSVMPAFAQVFVAGKGSRVSGMALERMAFCLRKRAESETDVYFPSLSSRTLAYKGMLTTDQLDQVFPDLTDERVASAMAVVHSRFSTNTFPSWPLAHPFRFIAHNGEINTVMGNRNWMRAREALLESDLIPGDLERLFPICTPEASDSASFDEVLELLHLAGRSLPHAVLMMIPEAWENHTELDEKRRAFYEFHSMLMEPWDGPACVVFTDGTQIGAVLDRNGLRPSRYWVTDDGLVVLASEVGVLDLDPATVVRKGRLQPGRMFLVDTEEHRIIEDEEIKGQLASEQPYDEWLHAGQVHLDDIDDLEHIVHTHASVTRRQQIFGYTEEELRVLLSPMANTGGEALGSMGTDTPIAALSDKPRLLFDYFAQLFAQVTNPPLDAIREELVTSLSGSIGPEANLLAPSPASCRQIVLPFPVFSNDDLAKIRHINRNGDMPGFQVHIVRGLYEVAGGGEALAARLDELSAEVSAAIADGARIIVLSDRHATADLAPIPSLLLTGAIHHHLVREKTRTQVGLLVEAGDVREVHHVALLVGYGAAAVNPYLAMESVEDLAREGYYVKVEPEKAVANLIKALGKGVLKVMSKMGVSTVASYTGAKIFEAVGLSQSVMDRYFTGTTSKLGGIELETIAEEVARRHATAYPRGGISPAHRELTIGGEYQWRREGEPHLFDPETVFRLQHSTRSGSYDVFKQYTDRVNQQSERLMTLRGLFTFKDGVREPIDVEEVEPVSEIVKRFSTGAMSYGSISQEAHETLAIAMNRLGGKSNTGEGGEDPDRLYDPERRSSIKQVASGRFGVTSEYLTNADDIQIKMAQGAKPGEGGQLPGHKVYPWVAKTRHSTPGVGLISPPPHHDIYSIEDLAQLIHDLKNANPSARVHVKLVSEVGIGTVAAGVSKAHADVVLVSGHDGGTGASPLTSLKHAGGPWELGLAETQQTLLLNGLRDRIVVQADGQLKTGRDVIIAALLGAEEFGFATAPLVVSGCIMMRVCHLDTCPVGVATQNPVLRERFSGQADYVVNFFQFIAQEVRELLAQLGFRSIAEAVGQVGTLDVAQAVDHWKAAGLDLAPILHQASRHGEFGQFEDQDLRNTKVQDHGLDKALDNELIAIAAPALESGEPVRAQVAIRNVNRTVGTMLGHEVTKRYRGEGLPDGTIDITLTGSAGQSFGAFVPRGVTLRLEGDANDYVGKGLSGGRLVVRPDRAATFEAAEQVIGGNTVGYGATSGQIFLSGRVGERFCVRNSGASAVVEGVGDHGCEYMTGGVVVVLGPTGRNFAAGMSGGYAFVLDLDESRVNPELVELAPVTGKAADELKTLVEAHAEETGSAVATALLADWDHSLARFTEVMPGDFKRVLEAREEALSEGLDEDQANARIMEVLHG from the coding sequence ATGCACGCATTCCCGCCGAGCCAGGGTCTCTACGACCCTCGCCACGAGAAGGACGCCTGTGGTGTCGCCATGGTGGCGACGCTGACAGGAGAGGCGAGCCACGACATCGTGGCCAAGGCGCTCACGGCCTTGCGCAACCTCGACCACCGCGGCGCCGCCGGCGCCGAGGTCAACTCCGGCGACGGCGCCGGGATCCTGCTCCAGGTGCCCGACGCGTTCCTGCGCGAGGCCACCGCGGAGCTCGGCTTCGAGCTGCCGCCGGCCCGGGCGTACGCCGTCGGCACCGCGTTCCTGCCCGGTGACGCCGAGCAGGTCGCCAAGATCCGCCAGCGCATCGAGGAGATCGCCGACGAGGAGGGCCTCGCCGTCCTCGGCTGGCGCGAGGTCCCGGTCGACGACTCGACCCTCGGCGCCACCGCGCGCAGCGTGATGCCGGCGTTCGCGCAGGTGTTCGTGGCGGGCAAGGGCTCGCGCGTGAGCGGCATGGCCCTCGAGCGGATGGCCTTCTGCCTGCGCAAGCGCGCCGAGTCCGAGACCGACGTCTACTTCCCGTCGCTGTCCTCGCGCACCCTCGCCTACAAGGGCATGCTCACCACCGACCAGCTCGACCAGGTCTTCCCCGACCTGACCGACGAGCGCGTCGCCTCGGCGATGGCGGTGGTGCACTCGCGCTTCTCCACCAACACGTTCCCCAGCTGGCCGCTGGCGCACCCGTTCCGGTTCATCGCCCACAACGGCGAGATCAACACCGTCATGGGCAACCGCAACTGGATGCGGGCGCGCGAGGCGCTCCTCGAGAGCGACCTCATCCCCGGCGACCTCGAGCGGCTCTTCCCGATCTGCACCCCCGAGGCGTCGGACTCGGCGTCGTTCGACGAGGTGCTCGAGCTGCTGCACCTCGCCGGCCGCTCGCTGCCGCACGCCGTGCTGATGATGATCCCGGAGGCGTGGGAGAACCACACCGAGCTGGACGAGAAGCGCCGCGCGTTCTACGAGTTCCACTCGATGCTGATGGAGCCGTGGGACGGCCCCGCCTGCGTCGTGTTCACCGACGGCACCCAGATCGGCGCGGTCCTCGACCGCAACGGCCTGCGCCCCTCGCGCTACTGGGTCACCGACGACGGCCTCGTCGTGCTGGCCTCCGAGGTCGGCGTCCTCGACCTCGACCCCGCCACCGTCGTGCGCAAGGGCCGGCTCCAGCCGGGCCGCATGTTCCTCGTCGACACCGAGGAGCACCGCATCATCGAGGACGAGGAGATCAAGGGCCAGCTCGCCTCCGAGCAGCCCTACGACGAGTGGCTGCACGCCGGCCAGGTCCACCTCGACGACATCGACGACCTCGAGCACATCGTGCACACGCACGCCTCGGTGACGCGCCGCCAGCAGATCTTCGGCTACACCGAGGAGGAGCTGCGCGTCCTGCTGAGCCCGATGGCCAACACCGGTGGCGAGGCGCTCGGCTCGATGGGCACCGACACCCCGATCGCGGCGCTCAGCGACAAGCCGCGGTTGCTGTTCGACTACTTCGCGCAGCTCTTCGCCCAGGTGACCAACCCGCCGCTCGACGCGATCCGCGAGGAGCTCGTGACCTCGCTCAGCGGCTCGATCGGCCCGGAGGCCAACCTCCTGGCCCCGAGCCCGGCCTCGTGCCGCCAGATCGTGCTGCCCTTCCCGGTCTTCTCCAACGACGACCTGGCCAAGATCCGGCACATCAACCGCAACGGCGACATGCCGGGCTTCCAGGTCCACATCGTCCGCGGCCTCTACGAGGTCGCCGGGGGAGGGGAGGCCCTCGCCGCCAGGCTCGACGAGCTCAGCGCCGAGGTCTCCGCCGCGATCGCCGACGGCGCACGGATCATCGTGCTGTCCGACCGGCACGCGACCGCCGACCTGGCGCCGATCCCCTCGCTGCTGCTGACCGGGGCGATCCACCACCACCTCGTCCGCGAGAAGACCCGCACGCAGGTGGGCCTGCTCGTCGAGGCCGGCGACGTGCGCGAGGTGCACCACGTCGCGCTGCTGGTCGGCTACGGCGCGGCCGCGGTCAACCCCTACCTCGCGATGGAGTCCGTCGAGGACCTCGCCCGCGAGGGCTACTACGTCAAGGTCGAGCCCGAGAAGGCCGTCGCGAACCTCATCAAGGCGCTCGGCAAGGGCGTGCTCAAGGTGATGTCGAAGATGGGCGTCTCCACGGTCGCCTCCTACACCGGCGCGAAGATCTTCGAGGCCGTCGGCCTCTCGCAGTCCGTGATGGACCGCTACTTCACCGGTACGACGTCCAAGCTCGGCGGCATCGAGCTCGAGACGATCGCCGAGGAGGTCGCGCGCCGCCACGCGACGGCGTACCCCCGCGGCGGCATCTCGCCGGCGCACCGCGAGCTCACCATCGGCGGCGAGTACCAGTGGCGCCGCGAGGGCGAGCCGCACCTGTTCGACCCCGAGACAGTCTTCCGCCTGCAGCACTCCACCCGCAGCGGCAGCTACGACGTGTTCAAGCAGTACACCGACCGGGTGAACCAGCAGTCCGAGCGCCTGATGACGCTCCGCGGGCTCTTCACCTTCAAGGACGGCGTGCGCGAGCCGATCGACGTGGAGGAGGTCGAGCCGGTCTCGGAGATCGTGAAGCGCTTCTCGACCGGTGCGATGTCCTACGGCTCGATCAGCCAGGAGGCACACGAGACCCTCGCGATCGCGATGAACCGGCTGGGCGGCAAGTCCAACACCGGTGAGGGCGGCGAGGACCCGGACCGCCTGTACGACCCCGAGCGCCGCTCGTCGATCAAGCAGGTCGCCTCCGGCCGGTTCGGCGTGACGTCGGAGTACCTCACCAACGCCGACGACATCCAGATCAAGATGGCGCAGGGTGCCAAGCCCGGCGAGGGCGGCCAGCTGCCCGGCCACAAGGTCTACCCGTGGGTGGCCAAGACCCGGCACTCCACGCCGGGCGTCGGCCTGATCAGCCCGCCGCCGCACCACGACATCTACTCGATCGAGGACCTGGCGCAGCTGATCCACGACCTCAAGAACGCCAACCCGTCCGCGCGCGTCCACGTGAAGCTCGTGTCCGAGGTCGGCATCGGGACGGTCGCCGCAGGTGTGTCGAAGGCCCACGCCGACGTCGTGCTGGTCTCCGGCCACGACGGCGGCACCGGCGCCTCGCCCCTCACCTCGCTCAAGCACGCGGGCGGCCCCTGGGAGCTCGGCCTGGCCGAGACCCAGCAGACCCTCCTGCTCAACGGGCTGCGCGACCGGATCGTCGTGCAGGCCGACGGCCAGCTCAAGACCGGGCGCGACGTGATCATCGCGGCGCTGCTCGGCGCCGAGGAGTTCGGCTTCGCGACCGCACCGCTGGTCGTCAGCGGCTGCATCATGATGCGGGTCTGCCACCTCGACACCTGCCCCGTGGGTGTCGCCACGCAGAACCCGGTCCTGCGCGAGCGCTTCAGCGGCCAGGCCGACTACGTGGTGAACTTCTTCCAGTTCATCGCGCAGGAGGTGCGCGAGCTGCTCGCCCAGCTGGGCTTCCGCAGCATCGCCGAGGCCGTGGGCCAGGTCGGCACCCTCGACGTCGCCCAGGCGGTCGACCACTGGAAGGCCGCCGGCCTCGACCTCGCGCCGATCCTGCACCAGGCCTCGCGGCACGGTGAGTTCGGCCAGTTCGAGGACCAGGACCTGCGCAACACCAAGGTCCAGGACCACGGTCTCGACAAGGCGCTCGACAACGAGCTCATCGCCATCGCCGCCCCGGCGCTGGAGTCCGGTGAGCCGGTGCGTGCGCAGGTCGCGATCCGCAACGTCAACCGCACCGTCGGCACGATGCTCGGGCACGAGGTGACCAAGCGCTACCGCGGTGAGGGCCTGCCCGACGGCACGATCGACATCACCCTCACGGGATCGGCCGGTCAGTCCTTCGGCGCCTTCGTGCCGCGCGGGGTGACGCTGCGCCTCGAGGGCGACGCCAACGACTACGTCGGCAAGGGCCTCTCGGGTGGACGCCTCGTCGTGCGCCCGGACCGGGCCGCGACGTTCGAGGCCGCCGAGCAGGTCATCGGCGGCAACACGGTCGGCTACGGCGCCACGTCGGGCCAGATCTTCCTGAGCGGCCGCGTCGGCGAGCGCTTCTGCGTCCGCAACTCCGGGGCCAGCGCGGTCGTCGAGGGCGTGGGTGACCACGGCTGCGAGTACATGACCGGTGGAGTCGTCGTCGTGCTGGGCCCGACGGGCCGCAACTTCGCCGCGGGCATGTCGGGCGGCTACGCCTTCGTGCTCGACCTCGACGAGTCGCGGGTCAACCCCGAGCTGGTCGAGCTGGCGCCCGTCACGGGCAAGGCGGCCGACGAGCTCAAGACCCTGGTCGAGGCGCACGCCGAGGAGACCGGCTCCGCCGTCGCCACGGCGCTGCTCGCCGACTGGGACCACTCCCTCGCCCGCTTCACCGAGGTGATGCCGGGCGACTTCAAGCGCGTGCTGGAGGCTCGTGAGGAGGCCCTCTCGGAGGGCCTCGACGAGGACCAGGCCAACGCCCGCATCATGGAGGTGCTTCATGGCTGA
- the lgt gene encoding prolipoprotein diacylglyceryl transferase translates to MLSLLPDVHAPLMTLMTIPSPSQGVWHLGPVPIRGYALCIILGIVAAIWIGERRWVARGGIAGEVSDLAIWAVPFGLVGGRLYHVITDWELYFGEGKNPVTALYVWRGGLGIWGAIALGAVGIWIGCRTRGIKVLPLLDALAPGVLVAQAMGRWGNWFNQELYGGPTNLPWGLEIDVAHREAGLLDVATYHPTFLYECLWNLAAFAVLIWLDRRYRIGHGRVVALYVMLYTAGRGWIENMRIDEVQMNDVLGLRLNVWTSIVLFVAAAIFFAWSLRKHPGREETVRTQEPDTEDVSEDRGEDRMDRESRQESDGTSEDETSGSTA, encoded by the coding sequence ATGCTGTCCCTGCTCCCCGACGTGCACGCGCCCCTGATGACGCTCATGACGATCCCCAGCCCGTCGCAGGGCGTGTGGCACCTCGGTCCGGTGCCGATCCGTGGCTACGCGCTGTGCATCATCCTCGGCATCGTCGCCGCGATCTGGATCGGCGAGCGCCGCTGGGTCGCGCGTGGCGGCATCGCGGGCGAGGTCAGCGACCTGGCGATCTGGGCCGTCCCGTTCGGCCTCGTCGGCGGGCGGCTCTACCACGTGATCACCGACTGGGAGCTCTACTTCGGCGAGGGCAAGAACCCGGTCACCGCGCTCTACGTCTGGCGCGGCGGACTGGGGATCTGGGGCGCGATCGCGCTCGGCGCCGTCGGCATCTGGATCGGGTGCCGCACCCGCGGCATCAAGGTGCTGCCGCTCCTCGACGCCCTCGCGCCGGGGGTGCTGGTCGCGCAGGCGATGGGTCGCTGGGGCAACTGGTTCAACCAGGAGCTCTACGGCGGCCCGACGAACCTCCCGTGGGGCCTCGAGATCGACGTCGCCCACCGCGAGGCCGGGCTCCTCGACGTGGCGACGTACCACCCCACGTTCCTCTACGAGTGCCTGTGGAACCTCGCCGCGTTCGCGGTCCTGATCTGGCTCGACCGCCGCTACCGGATCGGCCACGGCCGGGTCGTCGCGCTCTACGTGATGCTCTACACCGCCGGTCGCGGGTGGATCGAGAACATGCGCATCGACGAGGTCCAGATGAACGACGTGCTCGGCCTGCGCCTCAACGTGTGGACCTCGATCGTGCTGTTCGTCGCCGCCGCGATCTTCTTCGCGTGGTCGCTCAGGAAGCACCCCGGGCGCGAGGAGACGGTGCGCACGCAGGAGCCCGACACCGAGGACGTGAGCGAGGACCGGGGCGAGGACCGGATGGACCGGGAGTCCCGCCAGGAGTCCGACGGGACGTCCGAGGACGAGACGTCCGGGTCCACGGCCTGA
- a CDS encoding SCO family protein — translation MRRSRALLVLPVVLLAAACGGGAGADPGEMTGTVLDPPFAVSSVPLVDDEGSSYSLTESTDKPLTLVFFGYTNCPDICGQVMATLAGTLARLTDEQKAELDVVFVTTDPQRDTEEVVGRYVDAFDPSIIGLTGDLPDIVEVGQSLAVGIEKGDKLPSGGYDVTHGTRVYAVDADDESPMMWDHDVSQAQLAQDVTTLLDEG, via the coding sequence GTGCGCAGGAGTAGGGCCCTGCTCGTCCTCCCGGTGGTCCTGCTGGCCGCCGCGTGCGGTGGCGGTGCGGGCGCCGACCCGGGCGAGATGACCGGCACCGTGCTCGACCCGCCGTTCGCGGTCTCCTCGGTCCCACTGGTCGACGACGAGGGGTCGTCGTACAGCCTCACCGAGAGCACCGACAAGCCGCTCACGCTGGTCTTCTTCGGCTACACCAACTGCCCCGACATCTGCGGCCAGGTCATGGCGACCCTCGCCGGCACCCTGGCGCGGCTGACCGACGAGCAGAAGGCCGAGCTCGACGTGGTCTTCGTGACCACCGACCCGCAGCGCGACACCGAGGAGGTCGTCGGCCGCTACGTCGACGCCTTCGACCCCAGCATCATCGGGCTCACCGGCGACCTCCCCGACATCGTCGAGGTGGGCCAGAGCCTCGCCGTGGGGATCGAGAAGGGCGACAAGCTGCCGAGCGGGGGGTACGACGTCACGCACGGCACCCGGGTGTACGCCGTCGACGCCGACGACGAGTCGCCGATGATGTGGGACCACGACGTGTCGCAGGCCCAGCTGGCCCAGGACGTGACGACCCTGCTCGACGAAGGATGA